The following is a genomic window from Mauremys mutica isolate MM-2020 ecotype Southern chromosome 4, ASM2049712v1, whole genome shotgun sequence.
agccagcaagtgtgaaaaatcaggatactTTTTTTTCAGGGGTGGGGAGgtatagttgcatatataagacaaagcccctaatattgggacgtCTGATCACCCTAGCAACAAAACACACAGGCCGCGTTTTACAATGAATAACTAGCTACAACTCATAACGCAAGCTACACCAGGTGGAATCTGTTTGGGCTTTACTAGAATTCTTTGCAGAAGGTACAGTGCTGGTCAACTCGTTTAAACTGGCATAAATGGAGCTAGGTTGATTTATTCTCATAGGGCGGATTTATTCTCACTTTCCCCATTGCGTGTAGAAAACTCACAGTCGCAGACATCAGCAAACGAGCTAATGGTCCAATGCACACTGGAGTCAGTAGGAGTCtttgcactgacttcaataggccctggatcaggcccttggagaGCTCAGCCAGGGAAATGATCTCAATGGCTCAGGGACCTCAGTGGGAAATTACTCGGAAGGCAATAAAAATGTTCTCTCAAGGACCCGGTTACATAACGGCCCATGCCATGAAATAACTagctaaacaaacaaaccaatgcATTCATAGTTCAAATAGCACGTTGGTTTGGAACGCAGCTGGTGCACTCTGCCAGCAGCGCCCGGGGAAGGGAAAGATTTGAAGAATGGCTGAGAAGAGGATTCCAGATCCCCCATCCACCCTTAACACTGGCGACCACGCTTAGTGGTGTGAGACATCTCTGGGACAGGGTCCAAACTTCCTATCTCCGTAACAGGCTGATCCAGACTCCCGGATGAAAACTTGCCAAACGTCAGAGTTTGCAATCCGGATCCAAAAATCAAATTCATCCAAATATCAGGGTTcgaaatctggatccagatccacCCCCCCTCCCAAGGCATTCAGATCCAACCAGTTAACAGAGACAAGGGGAAGCTGTGAACACAGATCCGGGGCCTAAAGCCGGGAGTTTGGTTCAGGCTAAGCATAGAGCAGAGATGATATGCTGGGCCCTATGTTGGCTGCAGAAACGAATACTGAAAAGAGCAGGTGGAGCAGATTCtgtgcctggctcctgcccctatATGCCACCATTAATGCAAAGTCCCCGAGGGTACCAGCGCAGCATAGGCTCACTGCGAGCAGCCCTCttctgcctgcccccctcaccagcCACAGTGCAGGGGTTTGTGCTGGGGTGAGACATCCAGGGTGGGCCTATGGGGATCCTGGGCACTACTGGGATGCGTTGCTGTAAGTTAGAGCGGCTGGGGTCTGCTGGGCCTGCTGCCCAGAATCTGGCAGATAGACAACTGGTGCACTGTCCACTCAGCCTCAGGTCTGTGCCTCCGGCCCTCAAGCACACGGTCAGAGCCAGCGTGTTTAGATGCTCCCTGGATGCAGTTTGTTCTGACTTGGCAGCTTGTTTCTGGCCCCACAACTTTGCCcaaatcccccccgcccccccccagtgaAACTGGCCCCAGAGGACTTTCCCTTGTAGTGCTGGTGCCGCTCCATGGCCCCGCATGCTCGGGGAAGGCAGCTGTTCATTCTCATCTCTGTGCCTTTGCTTTGCAGGGCCTGGCGGGGTCACGGCTAAGCTACCTCAGTCCCATGAGCCCATCCTGCCTGTCGTCATTTCCCATAGAGGGACTCGGAGACTCCGTCCCTCTGGGGCCAGGGGCTCCGGGATGCGTCACACCAGAGAACCTGGTGCCCTCTGAGCTGGCTGCCCAGAGGAAAGGGTCACAAACCACCAGCCCCCTGCTTGCGTTTCTGAGCTGAGACCGGGGGCAGCAGGAACATGAGAAATAGTCGGGCCAGGAGCCGGCAGATATAAATCCCCTCCTAGGGCATCCCGTGGCTTTGTTTACATAGCAAAGCTGAGTTTCCTAGAGGAGAGGCCTTTCCTAGAGCAGGGGCTTTCACAACGAAGGGTTCCACTTAAATCAATGGCTCCTGGAAGGGAAGAGGGTCTCATGGTCAGGACACAAGTCTGGGAGCAAGGGGGCTGGGGACGTTTTCCAGCTCTGAGTCATGGAGGGGGGAGAGCACATTGCCAGGAGTACGCGGCCCCATCTTGGGGCCTGGATCCCATTCTGGATGGGCTTCTGCAGGGCTGAGAGGGAAGCATGTTATGAGGCTGGACTTGTACCCTAACCTCTGGCCATATCTCGGGGGATTAGGCTCTTCTCATAAAAGCTGCCGGGGTGGGGAGCACTGGGGCCTTTAATCTCCTTCACCCGTCTATACAAGGAGAATAATACTCCCCTTATCCAGTGTGCAAAGGGAAAGGGACATGGGTCTTAATTCAGTGATGTGTGTGGCCATGTCAGCGCTACtggtgctccagcagcagcatcaTGGCACTGTAGCCGTAGTGCCATAGTGTGTAGACGCAGACTCCCAGCCCCGGAAGTGGTTTCCCCATCCCTGTAGGAACACCCCCTCCCCGAGCAAGAGTCACTAGGTCAACAGAAGGAGAGGCTACTCACGCTGCGCAGGAACTGTAGTCCTTGGAGATGCGTGGCGCACCCATAGGGACTCTTCTCAACGCTTTCTTCTGTAGACCTACCCAGCACAGCGCTTGTGGGTGTGCAGTTTTCACACCCCAGCACCGGAGCTACGTTGACCGAAGTTTcaagcatagaccaggcctcggAATCCATGCGAGAGGCTCAGCTGGCAACTGCTGCCGAAATGCAGAGCATATCATAGCTGGAAGAAGAGCAACCATACTCCACAGCTGGACTGTGGGAATAGCCCTTTGCCTCTCTGTAGCACCCTGCATCTGAGTAACCCAACATTAGGAATGAATTAAGCTTCATCCTGCAAGGGAGGTGAGCACTGTGAtcaccttttacagatggggaaactgaggcagagagcgaggaagtgacttgcccagagtcacacacAGCAACAAAGCAGCAAGAAtcgaaccctggagtcctggcttccaattCCTTGCTGTCACCACTAGACAGCTGCCTTCCAGTGGGATCGGGATTGAGTGGCTGAAGAGTACCTGCCAGTGGAGTAAAGCAGCAGGATCAAACAGATCAGCTGATCAGGTGCCCCCAGTTGGTAGGACGGTCCCAGAAGCTCTGcggcccccactctgccctggaTTGGGAAGGCTCCCCCGGCACCTACCTGGTAGTCGTGCCAGCAGCGCTCCTCCAAGGCCAGAGTGGCTCCTGGGGCCCTGAGTGTTTTCAAGGACACGAGTCACGTTTCCCCACGCCCTGTCCCAGCTGTTCACGAACCGCCCCTGTCCTTTACCTGGTCCAAGGCCAGCTGGGCCAGCTGCTCTCACACTCACTACAGCCCCTCAAGGAATTTTTCAATCACCTCTTCCAGTGGCCCAGGGCCTCGCCTGTGAGATTAGCAGCTGGGGCCGGAGGCAGAATTGAAAAGGCCCATCCAGGGCTTTCATTACCCACTCAGGGCTGGCATTGTGTGAGGGCTACAGGAACCCAGGAGCCTTGATTAACAAATGAATGAGCATAATGAGCCAGTGGCTGGGCTCAGatgaaggggggagagagacaagctgggagggccagattctgggtTGTGTCTCACCaaagaggagcaggagcaggagtggTTTTATGCCTCCTGGATTCTGGGCTGTTCTAATTTACAACAGAGCCCTCCAGCTGTGGGGAAGGCCAAATCATCTGGGATAGAGCACTCTGGTCATCACCCTTCCAGTCCCAACACACCCCTGCGCTACGTGCTGTGAGGTGGGGTGGCGTAGGGCCACGCGAACCGGCTCTAGGCTGCTCCTGAGCCAGGGGAATTCATCCTGGACCTGCTGTGGCCCGTCTTTGCCACCAGCACAGTGTCAAAGGGCCGGAACCGGCACTGACTCACGGTCCACGTGGTACAGTCCACAGTGGTGAGTGCAGGAGCTGGAGTCTCCTCTCCCTTACCGAGGTGTCAGTCGAAAGTAACCAGAGGTGTAAATGCAGTGAGTGGGAAGGGAATGAGGCCCGGCGACAGGCCCAGGCCGGGGAGGGCTTTGGCTGAGCCAGTGACCCAGAGGACAGACTGGGAGTTTGTTCTTTGCGTGTTTCAAATTTAAATGTAGTATGGACCATCTGTAGCTCTCCAGGACCTAAGGGGGGCTCTGCCTTCACGCCCTGAGCTCGGCTGCAGCAAAGGGACACGGGAGGGTTGCAGCAGGGGAAGCTCAGAGCAGGCTTTCCTTAAAGAGACAGGCTCCGAAAAGCTGCAGCCAGTTCCGAGTTCTAGTGCAGTCCCTCTGTTGGGGGCGCAGATGCTCGGGAGGAGCCAGAAAGCCGGCTGACCGATCCCCGGGGAATACCCCAAGCTCAGGGTGGCAGACGCTGCCCCAAAGCAGCCCACAGCAGGCCCGGGGGTGGCTGGGGAGACTCTTCCACAGACCTCACCGCTCCTGATTCTCAGCCAGTTTGCCTTTGCCCAGTCTTACCCCTCACTTCTTCCTGGGACCATGATTCTGCTACAGTCCCTGTGCGTGCGATAATTATAGCGGCTCAGTGCTGGAGCACACCAGACCCCTAAGGCAGCAGGAGCCATGCCAGTTACGTCACAGCTCTGACGGGGCTTTCAGGTGCTAGCCCTGGGGGGTCCCGAGAACCACGCAGACCCACGGCTAAGGGAAAGGGCACTTTGCTagggctggcaggagggggaaagGCTGCAGATGCCTTAGGTCCTGTGGCTTAAACGGTTACAGTCCAAAGTGACTGAGCCATAGTGGTTCCTGTCTGAGTCCCAGGGGCAGGCCAATGGAGAGTCAAAGCTCCTCGGGCCTAGTGCCTGGGGTGCCCTCTCCAGTCCAGTCTCAATTCAAGCAGGCATCCAGGCCAGGATCACTTAGTGGCGTGTCTCTCATTGGCgcccctctgcactggctccctacCAAGTCATCACTGCTCCCCATAAAGTCCCGCAAAGACCTTCACCCAGCTGTAACATCTGGTAGCTGCAGCCTGTTCCACATGCGGCTCTGCATAGAGCTCCTGGGGATTCATCTCTGAGTGCGGCCTCTCTGCACCTCTTGGCTAACCATGTGGCCTCCCAAAAGTGCCTCCTGCCAGAGTCCTTCCTCTGCTGTACAGTGGGGAAGGTTCCAATAGGCGTTGTTGTCTCCTGCTTAGCAGGTTCGTCACACATGCATCCAGCCATCATGGCGCTGTAGGAGTACTCAAatctccccaccctgcccatctGTTTGCAAAGTACGTTACACAGCCTAGATGGCTGGAGGATATTTTAGTTGGCTACGTCTTGACTCCCTTTGCCCTGCTGCTTTTTATAAAATGTCTAAAGAGCTGCTGACAACGCCCTTAGGAGAGAGGATTTGACAAGACGCAGAGGAAGAAGATGGAGCTGCCTTTATTAAACAATGTCAGAGAATCACAGGCGCCAGCAGAAAAATTCAGATGAAAAGGGGTGACTTTTGAAACAGCCTTTCCCTCTTCCTGTTTCCCAAAAGCTTAGCAAACTGTACAATCAAGTGTCCATCTGGGGACTTATTTACGGTGGACCTATCCCTATAGTCCTTACTCAGCATCTCCTCAGGCATCACTCAATGAGTAGAGCCCAAGTAAGTAATAAGTAGGGATCAGGTTCAACAATAGGTCTGTAAGAATTGCTGGGACGCTGACTAATGCCAAGGGCCACAACACGTTTCATCCAAGAGCGTGTGAGTATTTAAATGCCAAAGGCTTGGTAGCCAggatgggcctgattttcaaaagaacctgcAGTTCTCAGTGACTTCATCTGACAttttgagtgctcagcactcctgGAAATCAGACCCAACATGTGGAAACAATGAAGGGGGGGAAGAAGAATCTCAATCCTTCATTCCCCTATGCTGGAGGGTTCAGAGACTCTTTACCTGAGAGCTCCCATTCCAGCAAATGTGGAGCCCGCTTCCGTGTTCCttgtggacttcagtgggagttttgagtgCACCTGATCCATGCTTGGCAAGTGCACCGAGAGCAGGCTCCATGTGACTATTATTTATGAAGCGCTGACTATGTGCTTTGAGCCCAGGTTTGCTGCCAACGACCCACCCAGGGGCATTGCATTACATGAGCAATTGCTGTGGTTGCTGCAGGGACATTATACAACTGCAGCTGCGAGAAGAAGAGGTCCATGAGAGTGGGGGTTCCTTAAAAAGGAGGTGAATGAGGGGGGCATGGTAAAAGTATATTCAATAATGAATGGCAGGGAGATCGGGAGCTTTGCTCCTTCCTGCTCCATTACACAGGAACAAGGGGCCAGTCAATCAAATTCTAAAGGGATTAAAGGAAACAAACACTTGAACACAACACGCAGTTGGACtccggaactcattgccacatggtGTGGCCAAAAAATGAGCAAGGTTCaaaaagaatatccagagttataattgAGGCTAACAATTTTGGGACATTAAACCTCATGCTTAAGGGCTTAAGCCAACCTCCTCTCAACTGTTAGAGACCTAATATGGGGGGCAGATTATTCCACATCAGCCTGTGGCAaggtttcttacaccttcctctgaagcatcagagacaGTGCagtgagctagatggaccttggtctgatTCAGTTTGGTAATCCCTGTGTTCCTACGAACAGGGCAGGAAGTGGTCTGCAGAATTGCAAATGGGATGGGATGCAATGCGACCAGGAGGCActctctcttttctaagatgtGGGCCACGCAGTGGAAAAGTTTGAGactcccagcaggtgtggactGGTTCAGATACAGGGGATGGAGGAGGCTAGTCAACCAGCCAGACATCTGAGTCAAGGGGAGAAGGAATGCAAAAGACATTCCGGGCTGGAGGTGGGCTCCACAATGGAACATCTAAACCAAGTCCCCCTGtgagccctcctgttggcatgtATGGGCTTGGTTcgatttcactgtccaaatgtgAGATCTGGGTGACCCACAGGGGTCCTTCCTCTGTTGAAAACATCATGCTCAGAACTCTACAGAACTGGTCAGCTTCCTGTGTCGCTGTtcctcagaatcaggccctgtgtgaggactgagagagaaagAGGCCCTGTGGGTCTTAGCAGATCAGACTCTTGGGCAAGGATGTTCCTACACTTGAGCCTTTACAGAAACTACCCATGCAGTACCATCTATACCGATTTCATACTGACTTCAGCCTTGCGGTCATATATGCCTCTGGGGCcagcattttcagaagtgccctcTGATTTGCAGACCCTCCATTTTTTAAATGCCCaaactcataagaacagccatactgggccagactaATGTTCCATCTAGCCTAGCATCCCATCTTCcaacattggccaatgccaggtgccccagagggaacgaacagaacagggaatcatcaagtgatccatcccctgtcgcccattcccagcttctggcaaacagaggctagcgaCACCTATGACGATTTGGGGCTGGTTTTCATGGATGCTGTGCACCCCACAGATCGAACTGAAGTGACTGGGAACTGTGAGTGCTTGgcccctctgaaaaccaggcctgaggtatcttagattgactccctccccccaaacagaAACTCTCCCAATCCCTCTGGAAAGTTGTGGCCGTGCTGCatatcctcccaccccctccatgcCTTCCTCCTGCACCCTTAGGACAGAAAGCAGAGAATGCTTGAGAATACATTGTAAAGCTAGGTCACTTGCTGCAATTGAttcacccaccccctccccccacccttacccccagctccagctgctcCTTGGCTTCACAATATTTTCACCTTGGCTTCCCCGGTGTCTGCTTGCCTCTTGCCGTATCTCAAGCCAAACGAGTTCCAGTTGTAGGCAGAGAGATCCTTCTCCCGCTCCACGAGCAGCGAGCCCTTGGGGACAGAgatggctctgctcctggccggATGGATCCCTTGCCCCAGCTGGACCTGGCTGTCTTCCTGCGGCTTGCACAGCAGGGGCGGCGTGGATCTCAGTtctcccttcccagggctgggcttgcTTTCCGAGCAAGGAATGGCTTGATCCCAGTGGGCCAGGCTGGCCAGGTATTTGAAATGGTCACCTACAGAGAAAGGCGCAGAAGGAGTTGAGGAGGGAAAGTGATCAGTGTCAGACTCACCAGTGGCAAGTGCCAGGCAGTGTctgtctttttgtcctgtgtttgcacTGCACCCAGCACATGAGGTCCTGGTTGAAGCTCCTATGCACCACCGCAATCCAAACAAATAAATCGGAAAGAATTCACTGGCTGCCTGTTATTGTCCAGGGCCTGCCATAATCTTACCCCCACATTTCCCCCAACTCCTTCTCTTTGCCCCCTCTCCATCCTGCTCCCCACATTCACCCGTCAAGCTTTGGAAATTTAGCAATGCGCGAGTTAGCGGTGGAGCGCCCAGAGCCCAGAACAGGGAGAGGGTTCACAGAGCCTTCACAAGATGCCCCAAgggttttcagaagagctcagctcccatttattaTGACTCAATGGTGTTGATTACAGAAatgccaaaggaccagccacaatcagggccccattgtgctaacaGCCGTACAGAGCCACAGTCTCTGTCCCCCAAGAGCTcacaggcagtgatgagctgccaaaatcttaacaaccggttccctataaaaagttctgatttaagggagggggagtgggggaggggccggggggaacttgccccccccccccccccccccgtaaccCTTTAATAAccagttctccacggaggtctaattttagcaactggttcttgggaacctgctccagctcaccactgctcacAGGCACTTGAATATGGACCCTGCTCTGCATCCAATGtgctgagtgctttggaaaaGTCGGGCCCTGACTGGGGGAGCCCTGAgcatttga
Proteins encoded in this region:
- the LOC123368016 gene encoding metastasis-suppressor KiSS-1-like isoform X1, producing the protein MASSGHVAGDLRLHHPLQEFFPSSLWVSGSLGKYSTAEQGLGQPRMNPFTSMLLLLFFSNAPFGKPAERYFPLWSPRHTGDHFKYLASLAHWDQAIPCSESKPSPGKGELRSTPPLLCKPQEDSQVQLGQGIHPARSRAISVPKGSLLVEREKDLSAYNWNSFGLRYGKRQADTGEAKSSHRA
- the LOC123368016 gene encoding metastasis-suppressor KiSS-1-like isoform X4; this encodes MNPFTSMLLLLFFSNAPFGKPAERYFPLWSPRHTGDHFKYLASLAHWDQAIPCSESKPSPGKGELRSTPPLLCKPQEDSQVQLGQGIHPARSRAISVPKGSLLVEREKDLSAYNWNSFGLRYGKRQADTGEAKSSHRA
- the LOC123368016 gene encoding metastasis-suppressor KiSS-1-like isoform X2, yielding MASSGHVAGDLRLHHPLQEFFPSSLWVSGSLGKYSTAEQGLGQPRMNPFTSMLLLLFFSNAPFGKPAERYFPLWSPRHTGDHFKYLASLAHWDQAIPCSESKPSPGKGELRSTPPLLCKPQEDSQVQLGQGIHPARSRAISVPKGSLLVEREKDLSAYNWNSFGLRYGKRQADTGEAKVKIL